The following nucleotide sequence is from Mesorhizobium sp. J8.
TAGAGCGAGAGCATGCCCTCGCCATAGGTATTGGCGGCGCTGCGCAGCTCGCGCCACAGCTCCAGCCACCTGCCGGCATTGGCGAGTTCATGAAGGTGTCCATGGCCCTGCGAGACGACCTCGTCGCCGCCGTGCCCGTCGAGAAGCACTTTGACGCCCTTTGCGCCGGCGGTGCGGTAAAGGTCGCGAGTCAGCGACAGGCCGGGCGCCAGGAACGTGCCTTCCTGCTCCTCCAGAATGCGATCGAATTCGGCGAAGGGCGCGTAATTGCCCACCGCAATCAGCGTGGCGTCGAGCGGATTGTCGGCGAGGACCGCATCGATGAACGGCTTCTCGTCCATCGGCGAGCCCTTGTCGAAGACCAGTGAGAAGGTCTTGAGCTTCGGATTGCGCTTCGCCGCCGCGCGAACACCGGCAACGCAAGCGATCGAGGAGGAATCGAGCCCGCCGCTCAGCATGGCGCCGACGGCCGGCGTGCCGCGCATGCGGTTCTCCACCGATTGCGCAAAGAGATGCCTGAATTCCTCGGCCGCGTCCGAGCGCGGCGGCCGTTGCGAAGGCTCGATGTGCCAGTAGCGCCGCAGCGCCACCTGTCGGTCCGCCACCATCATGCTGTGCCGTGCCGGCAGGCGGAAGATCTCGGCATAGGGCGTAGCCTGGGGATCGTCCGGCAGACCGGCGAGGAAGCCGGAAATCTGGTGCTCGCTGAGGCGCCTGCCGACGCCGTCGAGCGCCAGGATAGGCCCGATCTCCGAGGCGAACGCAAAACGCTTGCCGGTCGCATGATAGTAGAAAGGTTTGACGCCGAAATGGTCGCGCGCGCAAAACAGCGCCTGGCGTTCGCCATCCCATATCGCGAAAGCGAAATCGCCCTGCAGGTAGATCGGGCAGGCCTCGCCCCATTTGAGGTAGGCGCGCATGATGAGCGCCGCGTCGGCCATCGACCGGTCGCGCAGGCCGAGCCGCGCCAGAAGCTCGTCGCGATTGTCCAGCCGGCAGTCAGCGGTGATGGCGAGCTTGCCGCCGGCCATCGTCAGCGGGCCGTGGCCGTCCTCGCCGGTCGTATCGAGCCAGGCGTGGCCGAGCGCCACGCTGCCCTCGCTCCACCAAGAACTGCCGTCGCGGGCGCGGTGGCGCATGCGCGAAAGCATCTCCTGGATATCGCCGGCCCCGGCGGGCCGGCCATTGTCGTCATGCACGATTCCGGCGACGCCGCTCATTGCTCACGACCCATGGTCGACCAGATGGGCAAAGCCGTTGATCGAACCGCCGAGCACGATGTGGTTGCCGCTCATCAGCCACGCATGCGCCTTGAGCGTGCTGCCGGTGCCTTTCTCGATGCCGATGCTGATCTTCGAGGCATTGCCCTGGCGGGCGAGCAGATATTGCCCGGCCAGCGCCTGGGTGAGGCACGTGGCGCCCGGCACGAGCCGCGCCGCTGCGGCGACGCCCCAGGCGACACGCCGCAGATCGGCGACGCTGGCGTCGCGCCTGGCATCCAGCCGCGTGACCGCGCCGCGGACACGGTTGTAGGAGGACAGCGTCAGCGCGAGCCGCACTGCGCTCACCACCACCAGGCAGCGCGCCAGGAACAGCATCTCCCGGCCGCTCAGCGAGCGGAGCCTAGACCAGTTCCTCACGATGGAGCCTCGCAAGCCCTGCTTCGCTCAGCCCCCTGAGCAAACCCTCGACGTCCGCCTTGCAGCGCTCCGCATCGACATTGTAGCGCGCAAGCACGGCGCTGCGGATATCGAGGATCGATCGCGGCTCCTGGATCTGCTCCCAGATGAAGGCGCCGACGCCGTTCAGGCTGTAATAGACGTTGGATTTGAGATGGAGCAGCGCCAGTCCGGGGCCGAATTCACACGCGACCGCCTCGCCGGTCGCAACCACGCGGTCATGGTCCGAGGGGTTCCAGTCCATGCTAAAACCTCGTTGCTGGCCCCGCGCCCTTGGGCCTTTCGCCGTGGATCGGTTGCCGACGATCCTCGGCAGGAAGCCGGGGGACAGAAGCCCCCCGGCTCACCTGGTGGAGAGCATCCGGAGCCCCAACTTAGACACCCGGTTGCCTGTGAGCTTTAGCTTTAGGAGAAGGTCAGCTCGCCGACCGGCGTGTGCGCGGGGAAGCTCGCGTCAAGCGCCGTCGTGCCGGCACCGCCCTGCGTGATCGTTTCAATCGAACCGTGAACCGTCAGGCTGGGGGTTTCGTACTCATGCTTTTCAACATTCTGTTCCATTTTACTCTCCAACTGAGGACTGGAAGCGGCTGCAGAATGCCGCCAGCATATCGCTATGCTGCAACGCAATTGCTGCACGGCACCATTCATGAGTCAAGCGTGATTTACCAACCGTTAATCAATTCTCGGTTGCGCTCGCCTTCCTTGGCGGTCAAGCCGTGAGCGCCGTTAGGGTAAACCCCGACCGCCCTCGGATTCAACCGCAGGTCTCTGCCGTTTAGGTAAGCTTTTGATTTATTTGTGGTAATTTTCACGGCATGCAACCCGTTTCGCGCATGCGAAGAAATTGCTGCAAAAAATCTTCACTATCTGGCCTCGGCCGGATATCGCCTGTGTTGTCTTCAAAAGTGATTGAACACGTGACGATTCTAACTCGTAGGTTGCAGCGATGAACCAGCTCGAACGGGGCTTTAAAGCAGCTGCGTTAATTTTCCCGATGCTTTTCTTCGCAGTTGCGGTATAAATCGCTCGGGCGGCATTTTGCGGAGAACGACATCGGGCATGGCGGTGCAGGATGGCTCCTATGAAAGGCTGCGCGCCGCCGGCTGCGCCAACGAAGTCGCCTATGTGCAGGCCTGCCTGAGGCTGTTTTTCACGCCCCGAGCCAAGATCACGGATGGCCCAGCCGATCTGCCCGCACTGACGGTCTCGGCGGCCCCGATTTCGGCGGCCCCAGTCTCGGCGGCCAACGTCGCCGACATCGCCAGGCTGAACAAGGTCGCCGTGTTCCTGCTCAAGGCGCTCAAGCATGCGCCCGCGGACGCTGTGCCCGCGGAGTTGGCTGGCTGGCTCGATGGCTACCGTCGGCGCACGATGTCGATGAACGCCGCCTGCATCGGCGATTCGATAGCCATCGATCGCGCGCTGCGCGAGAGCGGGGTCGATTTCGTCTTCCTCAAGGGGCCGCTCCAGCAGCATCTGCTCTATGGCGACCATTTCATGAAGCCTTCTGGCGATGTCGACATACTGGTTTCGCCGGCGCGCTTCGGGCAAGCGCGCGAGGCGTTGCGGGCGATTGGCTACGAGGTTGCCGGCAAATCCCGCTCCGTCTGGTGGATTCGCTTCCTCGGCGAGCAGCACATGGTTCGCGAAGACGGCGCGAGGGCCTCGACGGTCGACCTCCATCATCGGCTGCAGCAGCCTGGCTCGCCGAGCCCACGCGACATCGACGGCTTCCTGCGCCGCAAGCGCGAAGTCGAGGTGGCCGGCGCCGCCATGCCGGTGATCTCGGCCGCCGACACGCTGCTATTGTCCTCGATCAGCGTCGCCAAGGCCTTTTTCAACCGCGAGCCCTGTGCCGGCTATGTCTGCGACATCAGGGCCAGCGCCGGCCGCCTGAACGAAGCCGAGCAGCAGAGGGTGCTCGATCACGCCGCCGGACAGGGCCTGGCGGACACGCTGCTCCTCGGCCTGCGCGCGGCCGATGTGCTGCTCGGCGCCACAGGCACGCTGCTTTCGGAGCGCGCCACCCGCATTCTGGCCCGCATCGACAACGCCGATCTCTTCCACATGGTCATGGCGCCGTGGCTCGCGTCATTGCGCTGGCCGCAGCGCCGCCATGTGCTTTGGGAGCTCTGCGGCCGCGAGCCGGTCCGTTACCTGGCTGAAGCCGGTTGGGCCGCCTCCGCCGATCTCAGCCGGCGCATCTTCGAGCGGCCGGCCACGATCGGGCCGGCGCAGGGCGAAATGATCAAAATCATGGGCGGGGCTGCCAATCATGCAAGCGAAAGGTGAGCCCATGCCCGTGACGACGCCCATCACCAATCCAGGGGTCTGCGTCATCATCGCCGCGCGCAATGCGGCGCGCACCATTCCCGGCGCCATCGCTTCGGCGCTGCGCGAGGCGGAAGTCGCCGAAGTCATCGTGGTCGACGACGCCTCCACCGACGACACCCGGGAAGTGGCCCTGGCCGCCGATGACGGCAGCGGCCGGCTTGCCGTCATCCGCTTCGACGTCAATCGCGGCCCTTCCGCCGCGCGCAACGCGGCCATCCAAGCCTCCAGATCGCCCTTCATCAGCATTCTTGATGCCGACGATTTCTTCCTCGAGGGCCGCTTTCGCCGGCTTTTCGCCAGCGCCGATTGGGATTTCGCCGCCGACAACATCATGCTGATCCGAGACGATGCGGCGACGGACCTCGCCAAGATCACCGCGCCGCCTTTCGAAGCCGAGCCGGAATTTCTCGATTTCGAGCGCTTCATCGACGGCAACATCTCGCGCCGCCGCGTGCGGCGCGGCGAGTTGGGCTTCCTCAAGCCGGTGATCAGCCGGACTTTCCTCGACCGGCATGGGCTGAGCTACGACGAGAACCTCAGGCTTGGCGAAGATTACGAACTCTACGCGCGCGCCGTCGCCTGCGGGGCACGCTTCAAAGTCATCAAGTCCTGCGGCTATGGCGCGATCGTGCGCGCCGATTCGCTGAGCGGCCGCCACAGAACGCAGGATTTGAAGCGCCTTGCCGATGCCGATCTGGCGCTGCTCCAGATCGACAGCCTTCCGGAGCGCTCGAAGGCAGCGTTGCGGCGCCATGAGCGCCATGTCCGCGACAAATACCGGCTGCGCAATTTCCTCGATGTGAAAGCCGAGCGCGGGCTGGCGTCGGCTGCGGCTTACGCCTTCGCCAGCCAGTCGAATCTGATCCCGATCGTGCGCGGCGTCGCCACCGACAAGCTCGACGCGCTGTTCCGCCGCACCGGGATTGTTGCGCGGCAGCAAATACCGCCGATGCGCTTCCTGATGGCGGCAACCAGCGCCGCGAACGAGTGATCCTGCATTGTCCCGGAAGCTGGCGCCCCTCAAAAAATCCGCATTCGGAAAACTATGATGTTGCCTAGTCGCTGCGGGAATGGCAGTCTATGTTGCAATGCAGCAATTTCGAAAGACCGATATGATGGCTTCGATTTTTGGCTTCAGATCTCGGGATCCGGCGCGCGACCGGCAGACCGATCTCCAGCGTTTCGACCGGTTGGCGAAGCTCTTCGACCAGATCGCGGCGGAGATCGAGGCGGAGAAAACCGGGCTGGAGAACCGTTACAAGTCGACGGCCGCCAACGCGGCCTTCCTGGTCGAGGCGATGGAGAACGGTTCGGCATCGGCCAGCAAGGGATCGGACGTCAGCGCGATGACCAGCTCGATCCTGAATTGCGAGCGCCGCATTGCGGAACTCGCTCGCCAGAAAGGTTTGATGAAGGAACTGCGTCATTCGCTTGACGCGATCGTCGGGGATGGTTTCGATCGGCCCGCTGCGCAGGCGACGGTAAGACGTTGATGGGCGCGTTGGGCGCTGTCATCGGTACGAGGCATTAGAGGAGTTCAAAGGGCGGAGGACAGGAAGCGGCTCGCTCATGCGAACCGAGGATGACTTGGGTTGGGCGGACAACACAAGGTGAGTTTGTTATGAACGCAGATCCGGACAACACCTCCGCCGTGGCGGCTTGCGCGACGTCGCATGCGCCATGGAGCGGATTAACCAGCCTGCGGCTAGGCTTCGTCGGCGCCTTGCTTGCGATCGCAGCGACCCTTGCCGGGAGCCTGCATCCCGCGCATGCGCAGGAGGCGCAGCAAGAGCTGAAAAGCGCACCGTCCTTCGTCGACGATTTCTCGAATTTCAACCAGTCTCGCTGGTTCGTCTCGGACGGCTGGACCAACGGCGCCCATCAGAACTGCACTTGGTCGAAGGATCTCGTGCGGCTTTCCGACGGCGTGCTGTCGCTGGGCTTCGAAAAGCGCAAGCTGAAGGACCGCGATTTCGCCTGCGCCGAGATCCAGACGAAGCAGCGCTACGGCTATGGCGTCTACGAGGCGCGCATGAAGACCGGCACCGGCTCCGGTCTCAACGCCGCCTTCTTCTCTTATATCGGCCCGCAGGACAAACAGCCCTGGGACGAGATCGACTTCGAGGTCCTCACCAAGGATCCGTCGAAGGTGCAGGTCAACAGCTACATCCAGGGCAAGCCCAAGAACGGCAAGCTGGTCGACGTCGAGGGCGGCGCCGACAAGGGCTTCAACGATTATGGCTTCGTCTGGGAGAAGGACCGGCTGCGCTGGTACATCAACGGCAAGCTCGTCCATGAGGTGACCAACCCGGACGAGTTGCCGACCCACTCGCAGAAAATCTTCTTCAGCCTCTGGGGCAGCGACAAGCTGACCAACTGGATGGGCGCCTTCACCGATCCGGGTAGCAGGGTGATCATGCAGGTCAAGCGCGTCGCTTTCACCGCTTTGGGCCAGCCATGCCAGTTTCCGGAATCGCTGGCATGCAGCGTAAGTAACAGCAACTAGGGCGTGATCCCGAACCGAAGGACAGCGTCAGCAAAAGTGGCAATCGGTTTTTGCTTCGCTGACCTGCGGTTCGGATAAGATCATGCTGAACCAACCAGGCCGTTGGCCTAGGGGACATCTGAACCGGCCGGGCTGCTTTTGTGGCCCGGCCTTTGACAGGAATAGAACCAAATGAATTTGACGGTGTTTGGGATTGGCTATGTCGGTCTCGTCCAGGCGGCTGTGCTTGCCGAGGTCGGCCACGAGGTGGTGTGCGTCGATGTCGACGAGAAGAAGGTGGAGCGGCTCAACCAGGGTTTGATCCCGATTTTCGAACCCGGCCTGGAAAGTCTCGTCAAGGAAAACCACGCGGCCGGCCGCATCCGCTTCACCACGGATGCCGCGGCGGCCGTCAGGCATGGCCAGATTCAGATGATTGCGGTCGGCACGCCGCCCGGCGAGGATGGCTCGGCCGATCTGAGATATGTGCTCGCCGTCGCCGAGACCATCGGTCGCGAGATGGACGGCCCCAAGATCGTCGTCGGCAAGTCTACGGTGCCGGTCGGCACTTGCGAGAAGGTGAAGGCCAAGATCGCCGAGACGCTGAAGAAGCGCGGCCGCGAGGATCTCGCCTTCGACGTCGCCTCAAATCCGGAGTTCCTCAAGGAGGGCTCGGCGGTCGCCGACTGCATGAAGCCGGACCGCATCATCGTGGGCACCTCCAGCGAGGACACCGAGATGGTGATGCGCGAGCTCTATGCGCCGTTCAATCGCAACCACGAGAAGATGATCGTGATGGATGTACGCAGTGCCGAATTCACCAAATACGCCGCCAATTGCATGCTGGCGACCAAGATCAGCTTCATGAACGAGATGGCCAACCTGGCCGAGCAGCTGGGCGCCGACATCGAGGAGGTGCGCAAGGGCATCGGCTCGGATCCGCGCATCGGCTACCACTTCATCTATCCCGGCCTCGGCTATGGCGGCTCCTGCTTCCCGAAGGATGTGCGCGCGCTGATCAAGACCGCTGAGGGCGTCAAGTTCGACGCCAAGCTGCTGCGCGCCGTCGAGGAGCGCAACAATGCGCAAAAGTCGGTCCTGTTCGATAAGGTCAACCACTATTTCAAGGGCGCGCTCAGGGGCAAGACCTTCGCCGTCTGGGGGCTGGCCTTCAAGCCAAACACCGACGACATGCGCGAGGCGCCGTCGCGCACGCTGATGGAAGCGCTGTGGGCGGCCGGCGCCAAGGTGCAGGCCTACGATCCCGAGGCGATGCAGGAGTGCCAGGCGATCTATGGCCTGCGCGAGGATCTGCTTTTGTGCGGCACCAAGGAGGCGGCGCTGCGCGGCGCCAACGCGCTGCTGATCTGCACCGAATGGAAGAGCTTCCGCGCGCCGTCCTTCGACGCGCTCAAGGATGCGCTGACGACGCCGGTCATCTTCGATGGCCGCAATCTCTACGATCCCAAGGTGATCGCGCGCTACGGCATCGAGTATTTCTCCATCGGCAGGATGGCGGCATGACGATGGCTGCTTGCCCCAGGAAGAACTTCCGCCCCGAACGACAGCGGGGCCGACAATGACCATGCCCGTGAAGCAGGAGGGTTCGATCTGATGGTGCTGGACGTTCGGCCCGAACAAATCGCCAGCGAGCATTTCGATCTCGTCGTCATCGGATCCGGCTTCGGGTCGTCCTTCTTCCTGCACGAATTCCTGAAGCGGCGCAAAGCCCGCGTCCTCGTGCTCGAATGGGGCCGCCACAATACGCATGAGTGGCAGCTCAGCCAGAACGCCAACACCGACATAGACGACGAGAGCACCTACGATACGGACAATCCCGACAAGCCGTGGAATTACACGATCGGCCTCGGCGGCGGCACCAATTGCTGGTTCGCGCAGACGCCGCGTTTCCATCCAAACGACTTCAGGCTGAAGAGCACCTATGGCGTCGGCAACGACTGGCCGATCAGCTATGACGAGCTTGAGCCGTTCTATGGCGACGCCGAGGAAATCATGTCGATCTCCGGCGATCCCGACATGGCGCGGATGCTGCCGCGCTCGCGACCGTTTCCGCAGCCGCCGCATCGCATGTCGACGCCCGACCGTATGATGAAGGCGGCGCAGCCGGATCAGCACTTCGTCATGCCGACCGCCCGGGCGCGGGTGGCGACGCCGCAGCGCGCTTCGTGCTGCGCCAATTTGAGATGCTGGTTGTGTCCGGCGGATGCCAAGTTCACCGTCAACAACGGCCTGATGCATGTCTTCCAGCATCCCGACGTCTCGGTTTGCCTCGGCGCTGAGGTACGCCGGTTCGACCATGCCGGCGGTGCGGTCCGCTCCGTCGCCTTCGTGCGGGACGGCAAGGAATATTCAGTCGGCGGCGATCTCTTCATCCTTGGCGCCAATGCCATACAGAGCCCCGCGATCATGCTGCGCTCCGGACTTGGCGGCGAGTTCGTCGGCTTGGGCCTGCACGAATCCTATGGCTGGAATTACGAGGCCTATCTCGGCGGCGTCGACAATTTCGACGGCTCGACCATCACCACCGGCCTCAATTTCGGCCTTTACGACGGGCCGCACCGGGCCGAGCATGCGGCGGCGCTCGTCTATTTCGAGAATCGCTGGCAGCACGGTATGCGCGCCGAGAAGGGCAGGCTGCGGCAGGTGCTGCCGCTGGTCATCGTCACCGAGAACCTGCTCGATCCTGAAAACCGCGTCATCCTCGACAAGAACGAGAACGCCTTCGTCAGCTTCAAGGGCGCGTCTGACTATGCCACCAAGGGCATGGCGAAAGCGCTGGAAAGGCTGCCGGAGCTGCTCAAGCCGCTGCCGGTCGAGCAGATTTTCGATCGCGGCATAAGGCCGACGGAATCTCACGTGCAGGGTACGCTGCGCATGGGCACAGGCCCGGCCGATTCCGTGGTCGACCGCGACATGATCCATCACCAGCTCAGGAACCTCGTGGTCGTCGGCACCAGCACCTATCCGAGCTGTTCCTGCGCCAATCCAAGCCTGACCGCGGCTGCCCTGTCCTTGCGGGCGGCGGGGAAGCTGGCGGCATGAGGGAGGGGCCGATGAAGATCACACGCCGCACCGCACTCGCCATCGTCGCCGGCGGCATTGCCTCGACGGGTATCGCCGCTGCCGCCGTCTCGTCCTTCTCGGACGAGGACCTGGTTCGCGTCACGCTGGAGAAATATTTCGGTCCGCTCAACATGCGCATCGAGCACCTGCAGCAATTCGTGCTCGAGTTTCAGAACCGCAACCCCTGGATATTCCCGAGCGCCAAGGTGGCGGACGTGGTGACGCTGGCCGAAACGGTGAAGCTCGGCAAGGCGCGCGAGCTGCTGCCGCAGGACAAACGGCGCGATCTGCGCCACTTCGATCGCTGGGTCATCGCCGAGTTCCACATGCTGACCGATTACGCCTGGCGCAGCTCGCCCGACGATCCGGTCCGCTTCACCGGCTGGCATCCATGCACCAATCCCTTCGCCGATCTGGAGCTGCAGAATGCGTAAGGCAGGCGGAACGGAAGTCCTTTGTTTTCACGCAATTCCGGACGCAAAACCGTCTAATGGTTTTCCTGGAATTGCTTCAGCATGAGGTCGCAAATGGCTGTGCAGCGCAAACCGACGGTCACCGTCATCGTCCCCACCTTCAATCGTGAAAAATTCCTGCCCGAAGCCATCGACAGCCTGCTGCGGCAGACTGTGGCGCCGGATCAGATACTAATCGTCGATGATGGCTCGACGGACAACACCGCCGCGGTAGCGGCCGCTTTCCCGGCGCCGGTGGAATATTACCGCAAGGAGAATGGCGGCAAGTCGACGGCGCTGAATTTCGCCCTGAAGCACTGCACGGGCGATTTCGTCTGGATATTCGACGACGACGACGTCGCGCACCCGACGGCGCTGGAACGGTTTCTCGCCGCCTTCGAGCGGGAACCGGACGCCGATTTCGCTTTCGGCGAATATGCGCGCTTCCAGCGCTCGGCCCAGATCGAGGAGGAGGACTACGAGATCGTCGCCTTCGGCCACGTCACCCAGGACAATTTCTTCCCGTCCCACCTCGAATATTGCCACGTCCACCAACCCGGTCTCCTGGTGCGCCGCGAATGCTATGACGAGGTGGGAGGCTTCAACGAGACCCTGGTCCGGTCGCAGGACTATGAGATGATGCTGAGGCTCGCTCGCCGGTTCAAGGCAATCCGGGTCGAGGGCCTGATGTTCTTCCAGCGCCAGCACGACATGGTCCGCGGCAGCACCAAGGTCGTGATTTCCTATACCGACCGGATAAAGGCCTGGGGCTCGTACGACCGCGTGATCATGGAGGAGATCTACAAGTCGGTCGATCTCCACGAATATCTCGATCGCTCGGAACAGGCCTTGCCGAAGACGGCCGATCTCGAGATGCAGGCGCTGCTGCAGCGCTCGAGCATCATGGCCAGGAAGGGCCTATGGCACCACGCGGCCGCGGACATCCGCCGCTACGCCCAGCTTGCCGAGCGAGCCGGAAAGACCTCGCTCAGCGACAAGGAGCGCGCCATCGTGCGGCGCACCTTCGAAGCCTATGACACGGGCCTGGCGTCCGCCACCGCCGACGCATTCGTCTCGGCGGTGAAAGGATGGAAGGCGGGTCCGCTGAAGGCCGACATCGTCAGGGAGTACATGCACTCTTTCCCCTATTTCCTCGCCCGCGATTTGAAGGCGGGAAAACTCGTTCCAGCGTCGAAGCTTTTGCGGGAGTACTCGACGCTGTCTCTTTCAGGCTCGGTCAGTCGCCTCTGTCGGGCAATGACGTCGAAGCTTCCGTTGCAGCGCGGCGCAAGCTGACGGCCTACAATTGAGCGCCGGGCTGCCGGACAACGCCGGACCGAATTAGGAGCCGAACGATGAAAGTGCTTTTCGCAAGCGGCAACGGATACATCCCCGAGTTCACCGGCGGCGTGCAATCCAACACCCATCATCTGGTCGAACAGCTGATCGAGCATGGCCACCAGGCGTCGGTCCTGGCCTCGCTGTTCGGCGACGGCATGTTCGGCTTCAAGGCGCGCGCCAAGATGAAGCTGCTGCGGCAGCCGGCGGTGGTCGACAATTTTCCGGGCTACCCGGTGATACGCGCCTGGTTCCCCTGGGACGCGGCCGGCTTCGCCGTCAGCAAAACCAGGCCCGACGTCGCCGTCGTGCAGTGCCACAAATCCGTCCCGCTCGGAAAGGCGCTCCTCGCCGAAGGCGTGCCGCTGGTCGTCTATCTCCACAATGTCGAATTCCACGAGCTCGCCGGCGATCCGCGCGAGCTCGGTTCGGCCTTGTACATCGCCAATTCGGAATTCACCGCGCGCACCTACAGGGAAAAATTCGGCATCGAATCCATCGTGCTTCCGCCGACCATCAACGACGCCCTCTATTGCACGCACACGACCGGCGAATTCGTCACCATGATCAATCCCTATGAGGAGAAGGGTTTCGATCTGGCGGTCAAGATCGCGGGCGCTTGTCCGGAGATCCCCTTCCTCTTCGTGGAAAGCTGGAAGCTGGACGACGACCATCGCGCGCGCGTCGAGAAGACCATTGCGCCATTCTCGAATATCAAGCTCGAAAACCGCACCAACGACATGAAGACGGTCTATGGCCGCACCAAAATCCTGCTTGCCCCGAGCAAATGGGAGGAAGCCTGGGGCCGCGTGGCGTCCGAGGCGCATTGCAGCGGCATCCCGGTCGTCGGATCGAGGCGCGGTGGCCTGCCCGAAGCCATCGGCCCCGGCGGTGTGGTGCTCGACTACGACGCTCCGCTCGCTGATTGGGCCTCCGCGGTGGAGCGCCTGTGGAACGACCGCCAGGAATACGAGCGGCTTTCGGCTGCGGCTCTTACCTTCTCCAAGCGTCCGGAGCTCGATCCCGCGCGGCAGCTGGTTGTGTTTCTGGACCTCCTCGAAAGGGCGGCCCGGCAAGGCGTTCGCCGCGCCGCGTAGCTCTAAGCCGGGCGCTTCACCCGGTTCTTCAGCGCTTCATAGCCGCGCTCGCCGAGCAAGGCGCGCGCCGTCGCCTTGACGGCCTGCTTTCGCCCGTCGGACGAATTGATCTGCCTGAGCCGCGCCGGA
It contains:
- a CDS encoding lasso peptide isopeptide bond-forming cyclase; this encodes MSGVAGIVHDDNGRPAGAGDIQEMLSRMRHRARDGSSWWSEGSVALGHAWLDTTGEDGHGPLTMAGGKLAITADCRLDNRDELLARLGLRDRSMADAALIMRAYLKWGEACPIYLQGDFAFAIWDGERQALFCARDHFGVKPFYYHATGKRFAFASEIGPILALDGVGRRLSEHQISGFLAGLPDDPQATPYAEIFRLPARHSMMVADRQVALRRYWHIEPSQRPPRSDAAEEFRHLFAQSVENRMRGTPAVGAMLSGGLDSSSIACVAGVRAAAKRNPKLKTFSLVFDKGSPMDEKPFIDAVLADNPLDATLIAVGNYAPFAEFDRILEEQEGTFLAPGLSLTRDLYRTAGAKGVKVLLDGHGGDEVVSQGHGHLHELANAGRWLELWRELRSAANTYGEGMLSLYFKFLTIYGPAWRIARVRSMARRVVGKARRRPAQTARAAWTGLVNPELARRTDLAERFHRSGYMPAAVTASEALTHRWLLSTGLVPHAFEVLDKAAANFGVEPRYPFWDKPLVEFCLALPGEEKLRDGFGRHVLRRAMQGILPPAVQWRRDKIDFTANLVNGMLGNHRELLDRLLISDSERIAPYVNLPEVNAVYERLLSRPEQATLPDVQHVWRSVSLSLWLRQVQGSPA
- a CDS encoding lasso peptide biosynthesis B2 protein is translated as MRNWSRLRSLSGREMLFLARCLVVVSAVRLALTLSSYNRVRGAVTRLDARRDASVADLRRVAWGVAAAARLVPGATCLTQALAGQYLLARQGNASKISIGIEKGTGSTLKAHAWLMSGNHIVLGGSINGFAHLVDHGS
- a CDS encoding PqqD family protein, producing the protein MDWNPSDHDRVVATGEAVACEFGPGLALLHLKSNVYYSLNGVGAFIWEQIQEPRSILDIRSAVLARYNVDAERCKADVEGLLRGLSEAGLARLHREELV
- a CDS encoding lasso RiPP family leader peptide-containing protein, with the protein product MEQNVEKHEYETPSLTVHGSIETITQGGAGTTALDASFPAHTPVGELTFS
- a CDS encoding nucleotidyltransferase family protein gives rise to the protein MAVQDGSYERLRAAGCANEVAYVQACLRLFFTPRAKITDGPADLPALTVSAAPISAAPVSAANVADIARLNKVAVFLLKALKHAPADAVPAELAGWLDGYRRRTMSMNAACIGDSIAIDRALRESGVDFVFLKGPLQQHLLYGDHFMKPSGDVDILVSPARFGQAREALRAIGYEVAGKSRSVWWIRFLGEQHMVREDGARASTVDLHHRLQQPGSPSPRDIDGFLRRKREVEVAGAAMPVISAADTLLLSSISVAKAFFNREPCAGYVCDIRASAGRLNEAEQQRVLDHAAGQGLADTLLLGLRAADVLLGATGTLLSERATRILARIDNADLFHMVMAPWLASLRWPQRRHVLWELCGREPVRYLAEAGWAASADLSRRIFERPATIGPAQGEMIKIMGGAANHASER
- a CDS encoding glycosyltransferase family 2 protein, with the translated sequence MPVTTPITNPGVCVIIAARNAARTIPGAIASALREAEVAEVIVVDDASTDDTREVALAADDGSGRLAVIRFDVNRGPSAARNAAIQASRSPFISILDADDFFLEGRFRRLFASADWDFAADNIMLIRDDAATDLAKITAPPFEAEPEFLDFERFIDGNISRRRVRRGELGFLKPVISRTFLDRHGLSYDENLRLGEDYELYARAVACGARFKVIKSCGYGAIVRADSLSGRHRTQDLKRLADADLALLQIDSLPERSKAALRRHERHVRDKYRLRNFLDVKAERGLASAAAYAFASQSNLIPIVRGVATDKLDALFRRTGIVARQQIPPMRFLMAATSAANE
- a CDS encoding family 16 glycosylhydrolase, yielding MNADPDNTSAVAACATSHAPWSGLTSLRLGFVGALLAIAATLAGSLHPAHAQEAQQELKSAPSFVDDFSNFNQSRWFVSDGWTNGAHQNCTWSKDLVRLSDGVLSLGFEKRKLKDRDFACAEIQTKQRYGYGVYEARMKTGTGSGLNAAFFSYIGPQDKQPWDEIDFEVLTKDPSKVQVNSYIQGKPKNGKLVDVEGGADKGFNDYGFVWEKDRLRWYINGKLVHEVTNPDELPTHSQKIFFSLWGSDKLTNWMGAFTDPGSRVIMQVKRVAFTALGQPCQFPESLACSVSNSN
- a CDS encoding UDP-glucose dehydrogenase family protein gives rise to the protein MNLTVFGIGYVGLVQAAVLAEVGHEVVCVDVDEKKVERLNQGLIPIFEPGLESLVKENHAAGRIRFTTDAAAAVRHGQIQMIAVGTPPGEDGSADLRYVLAVAETIGREMDGPKIVVGKSTVPVGTCEKVKAKIAETLKKRGREDLAFDVASNPEFLKEGSAVADCMKPDRIIVGTSSEDTEMVMRELYAPFNRNHEKMIVMDVRSAEFTKYAANCMLATKISFMNEMANLAEQLGADIEEVRKGIGSDPRIGYHFIYPGLGYGGSCFPKDVRALIKTAEGVKFDAKLLRAVEERNNAQKSVLFDKVNHYFKGALRGKTFAVWGLAFKPNTDDMREAPSRTLMEALWAAGAKVQAYDPEAMQECQAIYGLREDLLLCGTKEAALRGANALLICTEWKSFRAPSFDALKDALTTPVIFDGRNLYDPKVIARYGIEYFSIGRMAA
- a CDS encoding GMC oxidoreductase; this encodes MVLDVRPEQIASEHFDLVVIGSGFGSSFFLHEFLKRRKARVLVLEWGRHNTHEWQLSQNANTDIDDESTYDTDNPDKPWNYTIGLGGGTNCWFAQTPRFHPNDFRLKSTYGVGNDWPISYDELEPFYGDAEEIMSISGDPDMARMLPRSRPFPQPPHRMSTPDRMMKAAQPDQHFVMPTARARVATPQRASCCANLRCWLCPADAKFTVNNGLMHVFQHPDVSVCLGAEVRRFDHAGGAVRSVAFVRDGKEYSVGGDLFILGANAIQSPAIMLRSGLGGEFVGLGLHESYGWNYEAYLGGVDNFDGSTITTGLNFGLYDGPHRAEHAAALVYFENRWQHGMRAEKGRLRQVLPLVIVTENLLDPENRVILDKNENAFVSFKGASDYATKGMAKALERLPELLKPLPVEQIFDRGIRPTESHVQGTLRMGTGPADSVVDRDMIHHQLRNLVVVGTSTYPSCSCANPSLTAAALSLRAAGKLAA